DNA sequence from the Oryza brachyantha chromosome 5, ObraRS2, whole genome shotgun sequence genome:
GGTAGACACCTCCGGGGAGATGGAAACGGAAGTCAATGTGGCACGGGAGGCCAAGGCCATGAAGGATCACATAGATCTAGAGTGTTCGCAGGCCAAGAAGCCGCAGCCTAAGGACCTGAAGGAAATCGCCGGGAGCTTCTGGGTCGCCGCCTCAGTGTTCAGCAAGAAGTGGCAGAAGTGGAGAAGAAAGCAGAAGCTCAAGAAGCAGGATGCCGCCGGCAGCAAGGCAGCAGCCGCGGCAATGCCGCCGCCCGAGAAGCGCTCCAAGCCCTCGTTCCTTCGGCGGAGCCGCCTCCGTGGGGAAGGCGGCTCGGAGTTCGCCGGTGGTCGGCGTTCGTGCGATACGGACCCAAGATTCTCCCTCGACGCCGGCCGAATGTCCGTCGACGATGTAGGCTTCTCCTGGGACGAGCCCCGCGCGTCGTGGGATGGCTACCTGTTCGGCGCCGGCACTGGCATTGGCCTTgggcgcgcgcccccgccgctcTCCCGCTTGCCGCCCATCCTCTCTGCGCTGGAGGACTCCCCTGCTGGCATCGTCGAGCGCTCCGACGGCCAAATCCCCGTGGAGGACGACTCTCAGCCCGAACCCGATCCCGACGGCGACACCCCCGGCGGCTCTGTGCAGACGCGAGACTATTACGACACGTCAAGCAGCCGGAGGCGCCGGAGCCTGGAGCGAACCAGTTCCGTGCGGAGGCCGTCATTCGAAGTCGCTGACGCAAAGCCAGTGCTCCCGGCCGCAGCGGCCGCCGTGACCAACGGCAAAGATTCGCCGCTAATTGGGAGCTCAGAGTTCTACCACTTCCAACACGCCGAAGACCTGCTCGAACACCACCGGTTCAGCACCAGCTCCCTCATCGAAGACTTCCCCGTGAGCCTGGACGCCGCGTTCCCGGGCCCCGACAAGAAGCCTCGGAGGTGGCGCAAGGCGTGGAGCCTTTGGGGCTTGATtcaccgccgtgccgccggtcGCAGGACCGGCGCGTCCGACGTCGCGGACAGGGCCTTCTCCGAGCCGTGGCCGGAGCTGCGCGTTCGCGGGTGCAACGCCAGGATGCAGCGGTGCAACAGCAACGCCAGCGCCCGCAGCTCGTTCAGCAGCaacagcggcggcgtcggcagcTCAAGGCGCAGCTACATCGACACCAACGGCAACGTCaaacggcggcgggaggaatGCGTGCTGGAGCGCAACCGCAGCGCGCGCTACTCGCCGGGGCACGCTGACAACGGCATGCTGCGGTTCTACCTCACGCCAATGCGGAGCGCCAGCGGGCGGCGCACCCCAGGTCTGCCGGCCAAAGGTAGTAGCCGGCAACTGAGATCGCAATCGTTCGCGCGTACCATGCTACGGCTGTACTGAGAAACCAGCCGTCTGGTCGGCCGGAGGTGGCCGGTGCACAGCAGTAGTAGTCTAGTAGAGGCTCAATGCAATGGTATAACCATGTGTAGTGCAGTGCAATGTTAATTCCGTTCATTTGGGGCTTGGATTGGATAGAATGAGGTTTATCTCATAATCGCCATTAAATCTCGTCTCGTGCTGTTCTTCCGTGGTCTCCATGAATGACATCGATAGCGGTTAGTAGcgtgtagtagtagtacctgTATGCTGCAGGCGAGATGgaatgatcgatcgatatctCTGTGGATACGAGGATAGAAGCAGCAGCTACAGCCATCCTGCAAATTCTAAACTGATGTCACTTTGGTGTCAAATTCTGGCCCGTCTGGGGTGTCACTTTGGTGTCAAAGTCTGGCCGTCTGGGGTACCACTAGTAGGACCGTGCCGAATTCCCCTTGACATGGGCACACGTCCTAGCGTTTGCCATGCCAAGCGGCAGCTGAGAGCTGCAGCGCTACTAGG
Encoded proteins:
- the LOC102707032 gene encoding protein OCTOPUS-like, which codes for MTLQMEPPAPPPRRSVSTSCDLHPGETFTGFCAACLRERLAGLEASAAAAAAPGRRSTSAIRSLFSRPFVVAGGGGGAAPSGSGPALPDLRRCKSFSCGRGGDVLAAGFGDEPQRRSCDVRGRSTLWALFHQDDRERVRDGTAFGAFPASSSAAAEVLAEVQPPPPPPCVPEVFLEEIAMAEESDEITPVVEPILVVDTSGEMETEVNVAREAKAMKDHIDLECSQAKKPQPKDLKEIAGSFWVAASVFSKKWQKWRRKQKLKKQDAAGSKAAAAAMPPPEKRSKPSFLRRSRLRGEGGSEFAGGRRSCDTDPRFSLDAGRMSVDDVGFSWDEPRASWDGYLFGAGTGIGLGRAPPPLSRLPPILSALEDSPAGIVERSDGQIPVEDDSQPEPDPDGDTPGGSVQTRDYYDTSSSRRRRSLERTSSVRRPSFEVADAKPVLPAAAAAVTNGKDSPLIGSSEFYHFQHAEDLLEHHRFSTSSLIEDFPVSLDAAFPGPDKKPRRWRKAWSLWGLIHRRAAGRRTGASDVADRAFSEPWPELRVRGCNARMQRCNSNASARSSFSSNSGGVGSSRRSYIDTNGNVKRRREECVLERNRSARYSPGHADNGMLRFYLTPMRSASGRRTPGLPAKGSSRQLRSQSFARTMLRLY